One Ignisphaera sp. DNA window includes the following coding sequences:
- a CDS encoding deoxyhypusine synthase, translating to MKLGEVEEPFLSKDMKIEDLINLYAKIHGFMASHLFDAINIVREIRDKCDVRVISFTGNIVATGVRSIIAQLIKEKIFNVVITTCGTIDHDIAKSFGGKYLKGFFDADDSELHRRGIHRLGNVFIPVDSYGPLIERVTHRFLQEITLQEKSRVFGVRELLHEIGKRINDERSILRSAAISNVPIYVPGFLDGAFGTALLTYSQFNKLNLDVFKDEKELADIVFHAKCIGALIIGGGISKHHTLWWAQFHGGLDYVVYVTTATEWDGSLSGARPKEAITWGKLKENAKSVVVYADATLVLPIIAYAALYMR from the coding sequence ATGAAACTAGGTGAGGTAGAGGAACCGTTTCTTTCAAAGGATATGAAGATAGAGGATTTAATTAATCTATATGCAAAGATACATGGCTTCATGGCTTCTCACCTGTTTGATGCGATAAACATTGTGAGGGAAATTAGGGACAAATGCGACGTCAGAGTAATATCATTTACAGGCAACATTGTTGCTACAGGTGTTAGAAGCATTATAGCTCAGCTAATCAAGGAGAAGATATTCAATGTTGTAATAACAACCTGTGGCACCATAGACCACGATATTGCGAAGAGTTTTGGCGGCAAGTATCTAAAGGGCTTTTTCGATGCAGACGACTCTGAGCTTCATAGAAGGGGCATCCATAGGCTGGGCAATGTTTTCATACCTGTGGATAGCTATGGCCCGCTCATTGAGAGAGTTACTCACAGATTCTTGCAAGAGATAACATTGCAGGAAAAATCGAGGGTATTTGGCGTGAGGGAACTTCTCCATGAGATTGGGAAGAGAATAAATGATGAGAGGTCTATACTGAGAAGCGCAGCAATTTCAAATGTGCCCATATATGTTCCAGGTTTTCTGGATGGGGCCTTTGGGACAGCGCTGCTAACATATTCTCAGTTCAACAAGCTTAACCTAGATGTGTTTAAAGATGAGAAGGAGCTAGCAGATATAGTATTCCATGCAAAGTGTATTGGAGCTCTAATAATCGGCGGTGGGATAAGCAAGCATCACACCCTTTGGTGGGCGCAGTTCCATGGAGGCCTAGACTATGTGGTTTATGTGACAACAGCTACCGAGTGGGATGGTTCTTTAAGTGGTGCAAGGCCTAAAGAGGCGATTACGTGGGGGAAGCTAAAGGAGAATGCTAAAAGTGTTGTTGTATATGCTGATGCCACGCTAGTGCTGCCTATAATAGCTTATGCAGCCCTCTATATGAGGTAG
- the hisS gene encoding histidine--tRNA ligase: MKELLEPIRGFRDYVPPESDAITWICDNFKEVARLFGYREVKTPTVENFKLFALKSGEEIRNSMYVFKDKGDREVALRPEVTPSVIRVYLKELRSWPKPLRLFYVANVFRYDEPQYGRYREFTQAGVEILGGDGTHYDSELIELLEEFYHRIGLARRVYKVNNVAIFKKIAKIARFTDEETERMLHLLDKGMFQNVAGMFESKGFPKYSELVMFLANAYKEGYNIDGVIAKLSELRVYDELREDIELLAKYIDMVKGIGANVVVDPGFARGIAYYTSIIFEVQVPGMTISIAGGGRYDNLTTVYGGEELSSTGFAIGVERTLLALQNLGIDLEKLLHRPSTLFLLLDESIRRNSNLNTLLKQLRGRGVVVQLEVSPPAKMSRWLEYASKTGFDYVVIIGRKEAEKGMAVVRDLKRWSQTEVDLNHLVEVLGHETR, translated from the coding sequence TTGAAGGAGTTGCTAGAGCCTATACGTGGCTTTAGAGATTATGTCCCACCTGAGAGCGATGCAATAACATGGATTTGCGACAACTTCAAAGAGGTTGCTAGACTGTTTGGCTATAGAGAGGTGAAGACACCAACAGTAGAGAATTTCAAGCTTTTTGCACTGAAATCTGGTGAGGAGATAAGAAACTCTATGTATGTTTTCAAGGATAAGGGGGATAGGGAAGTTGCTCTAAGGCCAGAAGTCACACCAAGTGTTATAAGGGTTTATCTTAAAGAGCTGAGATCGTGGCCAAAACCCCTAAGACTATTCTATGTAGCTAATGTGTTTAGATATGACGAGCCCCAATATGGCAGATACAGGGAATTTACACAAGCTGGCGTAGAGATATTGGGTGGAGACGGCACTCACTATGATTCTGAGCTAATAGAGCTTCTAGAGGAGTTCTACCATAGGATAGGCCTCGCCAGAAGAGTCTACAAAGTAAACAATGTAGCAATATTCAAAAAGATTGCAAAAATAGCTAGGTTTACAGACGAGGAAACTGAGAGAATGCTGCATCTGCTCGACAAGGGAATGTTTCAAAATGTTGCAGGCATGTTTGAATCGAAGGGGTTTCCCAAATACAGCGAACTTGTAATGTTTCTAGCAAATGCATACAAGGAGGGCTACAACATAGATGGTGTTATAGCAAAGCTATCCGAGCTGAGGGTTTACGACGAGCTTAGAGAAGACATAGAGCTTCTAGCCAAATACATAGATATGGTTAAGGGAATCGGCGCCAATGTTGTTGTGGATCCTGGTTTCGCAAGAGGCATAGCATACTATACTAGCATCATATTCGAGGTACAGGTACCCGGCATGACAATCAGCATAGCTGGTGGTGGCAGATACGACAATCTAACAACAGTTTACGGAGGTGAGGAACTCTCTTCAACAGGTTTTGCAATAGGTGTTGAAAGAACTTTGCTAGCACTGCAAAACCTTGGAATAGACTTGGAAAAGCTTCTGCATAGACCATCCACATTATTTCTGCTACTAGATGAGTCGATTAGGAGAAACAGCAATTTGAATACCTTACTGAAGCAGTTGAGAGGTAGAGGTGTTGTGGTTCAGCTAGAGGTTTCGCCACCAGCAAAAATGAGTAGATGGCTTGAATACGCATCTAAAACAGGCTTCGACTATGTTGTTATAATAGGTAGGAAAGAGGCTGAGAAGGGCATGGCAGTTGTGAGAGATTTAAAGAGGTGGAGCCAGACTGAAGTTGATTTGAATCATCTAGTAGAGGTGCTTGGACATGAAACTAGGTGA
- a CDS encoding DUF367 family protein → MQVGQTIKILIYSKHEDDPNLCTAERLVRHGLAERIRRYIEIPECSVVLNPFANTYIKSSDRVYVQTCGIVAIDVSWKRGIDTLKKIRRGNQRALPILIAANSINYGKPFKLSTAEALVAALIITGFHEEALEIASLFKWGQHFILLNRERIEKYLQAQSDEELEQIQRTIFNINTSSNTRILDLLHKYLLEEP, encoded by the coding sequence ATGCAGGTGGGGCAAACGATAAAAATACTTATATATTCAAAGCATGAAGACGATCCAAATCTATGTACAGCTGAGAGGCTTGTGAGGCATGGATTAGCCGAAAGGATTAGAAGATATATTGAAATACCAGAATGCTCTGTTGTGTTAAATCCCTTTGCAAACACATACATCAAGTCATCGGATAGGGTATATGTGCAAACATGTGGTATTGTTGCAATAGATGTGTCTTGGAAAAGGGGTATAGACACACTGAAAAAGATTAGAAGGGGGAATCAGAGGGCTCTACCAATCCTAATAGCCGCAAACAGTATCAACTATGGAAAGCCTTTCAAACTAAGTACAGCAGAGGCTCTAGTAGCAGCTCTAATCATAACAGGATTCCACGAAGAGGCTTTGGAAATAGCTTCACTCTTCAAATGGGGTCAACACTTCATATTGCTAAATAGAGAGCGAATAGAGAAATACCTACAAGCCCAGTCAGATGAAGAACTAGAACAGATACAACGCACAATATTCAACATAAACACATCCTCAAACACTAGAATTCTAGACCTGTTGCATAAATATTTATTGGAGGAGCCATAA
- the psmB gene encoding archaeal proteasome endopeptidase complex subunit beta: MYYHGLRSQHQDNKMLEEIIEKVYKGTTTVGIAFKDCVVLASDKKATAGIYVAHKNVRKIVRINDRVAMTVAGLVADAQALADYIRAEATYYQILNNRPMPLKSMASLLGLILNEYKYFPFIVQLILGGYDYYEGPKIFGIEPYGDVTEERFTATGSGSPTAIGIIEAEYNPDMNLEDSIKLAVKAVATAIARDVFTGGIGIDVVVIGRDFYKENTYTVDDIRKLLGRSMS; the protein is encoded by the coding sequence ATGTATTATCATGGTCTGAGAAGCCAACATCAAGACAATAAAATGCTGGAGGAGATTATAGAGAAGGTATACAAGGGTACAACAACTGTTGGCATAGCATTCAAAGACTGTGTCGTGCTTGCATCTGATAAAAAGGCTACCGCAGGGATATATGTTGCGCATAAGAATGTTAGGAAGATTGTTAGGATAAATGATAGGGTTGCCATGACTGTTGCAGGACTTGTTGCAGATGCCCAAGCATTGGCGGATTATATAAGGGCTGAGGCGACATACTACCAAATACTTAATAATAGGCCTATGCCCCTCAAGAGCATGGCATCTCTACTGGGCTTAATACTAAATGAGTACAAGTACTTCCCATTTATTGTGCAGCTCATTCTAGGGGGATACGACTACTACGAAGGGCCTAAAATATTTGGTATAGAGCCCTATGGCGATGTCACAGAAGAGAGATTCACAGCCACGGGATCTGGATCCCCAACGGCTATTGGGATTATAGAGGCTGAGTACAATCCTGATATGAATTTAGAAGACTCAATAAAGTTGGCTGTCAAGGCTGTTGCAACAGCTATTGCAAGAGATGTTTTTACAGGTGGTATCGGCATTGATGTTGTTGTCATAGGCAGGGACTTCTACAAGGAGAACACATACACTGTAGACGATATTAGAAAGTTGCTCGGTAGATCAATGTCATGA
- a CDS encoding tRNA(Ile)(2)-agmatinylcytidine synthase encodes MSYKDFCCWHLGLDDFDLLKYGCTTHLATYILNELQEKLSDVTLLDYPNLVRLNPSIPWKTRGNGAVAIRFCIHCDERKMLENGYVVLGIIENIVDKYVDVMAKEFDSITPDFEPGLAIIPQNNLIHDLKWFYEKALTDIVIFDEDLKKRFEKLGAIFSQRYSGRGVVGALAAVAWIVNESDYTYELLTYRSKKFYEAPRCVDEESIKLFDSIAKGMTFNNYDYEEKRALIIPRGFDPILYGVRGENPNILKEALNIIKTCEPMVAWTIFRSNQATDAHAIYRNVSDFKPFRTGKARVVIASEPYPMKGGVIVLKAFDATGEILLAFFRPSHLNRVAKHLKVGDYVEIQGHAKKWGDITVLHIEKISILRQTKTYLCKAPKCLICGSKMSKKGFGKGYKCEKCGFVQLNPKLSCTEAPRQTEERIYLPPPHSQKHLIKPIERYGKEHKFYFEQASLIQIKDVTKIIEPLQFL; translated from the coding sequence ATGAGCTATAAAGATTTTTGTTGTTGGCATCTAGGGCTAGACGACTTTGATTTGCTTAAATATGGCTGTACAACCCATCTAGCGACATACATTCTAAATGAGTTACAAGAAAAATTAAGTGATGTAACTCTACTCGACTATCCTAATCTAGTTAGATTGAATCCTTCAATACCATGGAAAACGAGGGGCAATGGAGCAGTAGCAATAAGGTTTTGCATTCATTGTGATGAACGAAAAATGCTAGAGAATGGCTATGTAGTTCTAGGCATCATAGAGAACATAGTTGATAAATATGTTGATGTGATGGCTAAAGAATTTGATTCTATTACACCAGATTTTGAACCTGGGCTTGCAATAATTCCGCAGAACAACTTGATACACGATTTGAAATGGTTCTATGAAAAAGCACTCACGGATATTGTTATATTTGACGAGGATTTGAAGAAGAGGTTTGAGAAGCTGGGTGCAATATTTTCTCAGAGGTATAGTGGACGGGGTGTTGTGGGCGCTTTAGCTGCTGTAGCATGGATTGTTAATGAAAGTGATTATACATACGAGCTTTTGACATACAGGTCGAAGAAATTCTATGAAGCTCCAAGATGTGTTGATGAAGAGAGCATAAAGCTTTTTGATTCCATTGCCAAGGGAATGACATTTAATAACTATGACTATGAAGAGAAAAGAGCCTTGATAATACCAAGAGGATTTGACCCAATACTCTATGGGGTTAGGGGAGAGAATCCAAATATTCTGAAGGAGGCATTGAATATTATAAAAACATGTGAGCCCATGGTAGCCTGGACAATATTTAGAAGTAATCAGGCAACCGATGCACATGCAATTTATAGAAACGTTTCTGACTTTAAGCCGTTTAGAACAGGCAAAGCAAGAGTTGTTATAGCTTCTGAACCATATCCAATGAAAGGCGGCGTTATAGTCTTGAAGGCATTTGATGCTACAGGTGAAATTTTATTGGCGTTTTTCAGACCTTCGCATTTGAATAGGGTTGCTAAGCATCTAAAAGTTGGAGACTATGTAGAGATTCAAGGACATGCGAAAAAATGGGGGGATATAACAGTTCTACATATAGAAAAAATCTCTATACTAAGACAGACAAAAACTTATTTATGTAAAGCCCCTAAATGCCTTATATGCGGCTCTAAAATGTCAAAGAAAGGATTTGGAAAAGGATACAAATGTGAGAAATGTGGTTTTGTACAGCTTAACCCAAAGCTTTCTTGTACAGAGGCTCCAAGACAAACAGAGGAGAGAATTTATTTACCACCACCACACTCTCAAAAACACTTAATTAAACCAATTGAAAGATATGGCAAGGAGCACAAGTTCTATTTTGAACAAGCTTCACTAATACAGATTAAGGATGTCACGAAAATTATTGAACCCCTGCAGTTCCTGTAG
- a CDS encoding geranylgeranylglyceryl/heptaprenylglyceryl phosphate synthase, protein MKWRGRVYETIKRSVDKGLKLHFTLIDPEKVTNPKELSNILKKVVDAGTDAILVGGSLQVYMDDVEKIIEVIEELDVPSILFPGSPAGLARNADAILFISLLNSDDPYYIIGAHVMAAPLIKRLGLEVLPTGYIIVGNWGTSVSVVGKARPIPYDKPGIGVAYALAAKFLGMKFVYLEAGSGAPQPVPQNFVEKVKKAIDDTILIVGGGIRDAEKALGIINAGADIIVTGTIVEEKLDEALKIISAIKKR, encoded by the coding sequence GTGAAGTGGAGAGGTAGGGTATACGAAACAATAAAGAGAAGTGTCGATAAAGGGCTGAAACTTCACTTTACATTGATAGATCCAGAGAAGGTAACTAATCCCAAGGAGCTTTCAAACATCCTGAAAAAAGTTGTTGATGCAGGTACAGATGCCATTCTTGTTGGAGGAAGTCTCCAGGTATACATGGATGATGTTGAAAAAATTATAGAGGTCATCGAGGAGCTCGATGTGCCATCCATACTGTTCCCTGGGAGCCCAGCCGGTCTTGCAAGAAATGCTGACGCCATTCTATTTATATCATTGTTGAACTCTGACGACCCCTACTATATAATAGGTGCTCATGTTATGGCAGCGCCACTTATAAAAAGACTTGGTTTAGAGGTTCTTCCCACAGGCTATATAATCGTTGGCAATTGGGGCACATCTGTAAGTGTAGTTGGAAAGGCACGTCCAATACCATATGATAAACCTGGAATAGGTGTAGCTTATGCCCTAGCAGCAAAGTTCCTTGGAATGAAATTTGTGTATCTAGAAGCTGGGTCTGGAGCTCCACAGCCCGTGCCACAAAACTTTGTCGAGAAGGTCAAAAAAGCTATTGACGACACTATACTAATTGTCGGTGGTGGCATAAGGGATGCTGAAAAAGCGCTTGGCATCATAAATGCTGGGGCAGACATAATTGTTACAGGTACTATAGTCGAAGAAAAATTGGACGAGGCGCTAAAAATCATTAGTGCAATTAAAAAGAGGTAG
- a CDS encoding preprotein translocase subunit Sec61beta, which produces MSSRRKRAGPGLASYVGLIRFYEEVEEQVKLNPYLILFLSIATPIIVIFLTKIFPPPI; this is translated from the coding sequence GTGTCATCGAGAAGAAAAAGAGCAGGACCTGGTCTAGCAAGCTATGTAGGATTGATTAGATTCTATGAAGAGGTTGAAGAACAAGTTAAATTGAATCCTTACCTCATTCTATTCCTGTCAATAGCAACACCCATAATTGTAATATTTCTCACAAAGATTTTTCCACCACCAATATAA
- a CDS encoding DUF357 domain-containing protein, which produces MDICDRLHRYIVNFKESLKTLRVIGSGAERLLDNAMRYYNDSKYYFEKGDCVTGLVAISYAEGILDALRELGFIEWLWMKPKEIRVLVAGSFDIIHPGHIEFLKWASTLGDKLYVVVSRDSNYKRIKGFDPIFSDVDRVFIVNSIRFVYKAFVGSEDDFLKPVEDIKPDLIALGPDQIDARYLERLLRERGLSPKIVKLDSRVGGFSSSSVKDKVCRIWCREMSKNSA; this is translated from the coding sequence ATGGATATATGTGATAGGTTACATAGATATATTGTAAACTTTAAAGAGAGTTTGAAGACTCTTAGAGTAATTGGTTCTGGTGCTGAGAGGTTATTAGATAATGCAATGAGGTATTACAATGATTCTAAATATTACTTTGAGAAGGGTGATTGTGTAACCGGTCTTGTGGCAATATCTTATGCTGAGGGTATTCTAGATGCTTTGAGAGAGCTTGGATTTATTGAATGGTTGTGGATGAAGCCGAAGGAGATAAGGGTTCTGGTTGCAGGTTCTTTTGATATTATTCATCCTGGGCATATAGAGTTTCTCAAGTGGGCTTCTACGCTAGGCGATAAACTCTATGTCGTTGTTTCAAGAGATTCTAACTATAAAAGGATTAAGGGGTTTGATCCGATATTTAGTGATGTTGATAGGGTCTTCATTGTCAATTCTATTCGTTTTGTTTACAAGGCTTTTGTTGGTTCTGAAGACGATTTCTTAAAGCCTGTTGAGGACATCAAGCCAGATTTAATCGCTTTAGGGCCTGATCAAATCGATGCTCGTTACCTGGAGAGGTTATTGAGAGAGAGGGGGTTGAGCCCCAAAATCGTTAAACTTGATAGCAGAGTGGGGGGCTTTTCCTCATCTAGTGTAAAAGATAAGGTATGTAGAATATGGTGCAGGGAGATGTCTAAAAATAGTGCTTAG
- a CDS encoding beta-CASP ribonuclease aCPSF1: MSFNIDLSYIRSVIFKMMPPTAQLTRLEFEGPEIAVYVKNPQFLLEQGEIVSQIAKLIKKRIVIRTDPSIRKPQKDVIEYIKSIVPAEAGIESIELDDVLGEVVIKARNPQIVEDKANQILVYTGWRPKIIRSPPMRSRIYEEIMRGYLAESGYRLKFLRELGEAIHRDVLLAKNGSNYVRLTFLGAAQEVGRSAILVETAESKILLDFGLNPGRGLSPNAFPRIDLIGIDPSDIDAVIVTHAHLDHAGLVPYLFKYGFKGAVYMTEATRDLTTLLLKDFLEVTEREGVEPPFSLRDVEKMLLHTVTLKYNVVTDIAPDIRLTLYNAGHILGSAIAHLHIGNGFHNIVYTGDLKFGRTRLLDRADYEFPRVDTIIMESTYGATDQPKREEAENELLKIVLETYNKGGKVLIPTLSVGRAQEIMVILADAMKQGKIPKIPVYIEGMIHEVTAIHTAYPDLLSKDLGRRLRNGENPFDFETFVRLEGREPRTEIVESPQPAIIIASSGMLTGGPAVEYFKLMAPNPNNSMIFVNYQVEGTLGRRIRDGAREIAFVNEKGKVEILRVKMQIYSIEGFSGHSDKHQLLDYIRHVQPKPTKIVLVHGEKNAIANLSNEIEKRRKFLGLGDVTVITPNILDSYTLAYSM, encoded by the coding sequence ATGAGCTTTAACATAGACCTTTCCTACATAAGATCAGTAATATTTAAGATGATGCCGCCAACAGCACAGCTAACAAGGTTAGAGTTTGAAGGGCCTGAAATAGCTGTTTACGTCAAGAACCCTCAGTTTCTGTTGGAGCAAGGAGAAATTGTTTCGCAGATAGCTAAGCTAATAAAGAAGAGAATTGTTATTAGAACTGATCCATCTATTAGAAAGCCTCAGAAAGATGTTATAGAATACATAAAGAGTATTGTCCCAGCAGAAGCTGGAATAGAGAGTATCGAGCTTGACGATGTTCTTGGAGAGGTTGTTATAAAGGCTAGAAACCCGCAGATTGTTGAGGATAAAGCAAATCAAATCCTTGTCTACACAGGCTGGAGACCAAAGATAATCAGATCCCCTCCCATGAGGTCTAGAATCTATGAAGAGATTATGAGGGGATATCTAGCCGAGAGTGGCTATAGACTAAAGTTTTTAAGAGAATTGGGAGAGGCTATACACAGAGATGTTCTGCTAGCAAAGAATGGGAGTAACTATGTGAGGCTAACATTTCTTGGAGCAGCGCAAGAGGTTGGAAGATCCGCCATACTTGTGGAGACTGCTGAAAGCAAGATTCTGCTAGATTTTGGGCTAAACCCTGGGAGAGGGCTCTCACCAAATGCATTCCCAAGAATAGATCTCATAGGAATTGACCCAAGCGATATAGACGCTGTTATAGTGACCCACGCACACCTGGATCACGCAGGTCTTGTACCATATCTATTCAAGTATGGATTCAAAGGAGCTGTATATATGACAGAGGCGACAAGGGATCTGACAACACTTCTACTCAAAGACTTTCTAGAGGTTACCGAAAGAGAGGGTGTGGAGCCTCCATTCAGCCTAAGAGACGTAGAGAAAATGCTTTTACACACAGTGACACTTAAATACAATGTCGTAACAGATATAGCTCCAGACATAAGACTCACACTCTATAACGCAGGACACATACTAGGCTCGGCAATAGCGCATCTACACATAGGCAACGGATTCCACAACATTGTCTACACAGGAGACCTGAAATTTGGCAGGACAAGACTCCTAGACAGAGCAGACTATGAATTTCCACGTGTCGACACAATAATAATGGAGAGCACCTACGGAGCAACCGACCAGCCAAAGAGAGAAGAGGCTGAAAACGAGCTACTGAAAATAGTTCTTGAAACCTATAACAAGGGTGGCAAAGTCCTAATACCAACACTAAGCGTTGGCAGAGCCCAAGAGATAATGGTTATTCTAGCAGACGCCATGAAACAGGGGAAAATACCGAAGATACCTGTGTACATAGAGGGCATGATACACGAGGTCACAGCTATACACACCGCCTATCCAGACCTCTTATCAAAGGATCTTGGAAGAAGGCTTAGAAATGGTGAAAACCCATTTGACTTTGAAACATTTGTTAGACTAGAGGGTAGGGAGCCCAGAACAGAGATTGTAGAATCACCACAACCAGCAATAATAATAGCATCTTCTGGAATGCTCACAGGCGGGCCTGCCGTAGAGTACTTTAAACTCATGGCTCCAAATCCAAACAACAGCATGATCTTTGTTAACTACCAGGTTGAGGGAACTCTTGGCAGAAGAATAAGAGATGGTGCTAGGGAAATAGCATTTGTGAATGAGAAGGGGAAGGTAGAGATACTAAGGGTGAAGATGCAGATATACTCTATAGAGGGGTTCTCAGGTCATTCAGATAAGCATCAGCTCCTCGATTATATCCGACATGTACAGCCAAAGCCAACAAAAATTGTTTTAGTGCATGGTGAGAAAAACGCCATAGCAAACCTATCTAACGAGATCGAAAAGAGAAGAAAGTTCCTTGGACTAGGCGATGTAACAGTAATCACACCAAACATTCTAGATTCGTATACACTTGCTTATAGCATGTAG
- the mtnA gene encoding S-methyl-5-thioribose-1-phosphate isomerase: MYPIKIKAIEWTGKGVRWLNTNLLPHQEVYEESSDYERIAKAIETMEIRGAPAIGVAAAFAVAATIVNANTNNAEELRLLGLRAVERLGRTRPTAYNLFWALDRIKKVLLRGYISVDDLKKAVVEEALKIYNEDVETNIRIGEVGEKLIEDGDTILTHCNAGALATSAFGTALAVIRVAWYKGKKIKVIATETRPVLQGARLTVWELKKEGIPVTLITDNMVGYVMYKKMVSKVIVGADRVLGDGHVINKIGTYTIAIAAKRHGIPFYVAAPTSTFDLRSRVEDVKIEERNPNEVRKVLNKVYITLEDVDVFNPSFDITPPDLVTGIITEKGVVTQPYEENIRKLFL, translated from the coding sequence ATGTATCCGATAAAAATCAAAGCAATTGAATGGACCGGAAAAGGTGTTAGATGGCTCAACACAAACCTTTTACCTCATCAAGAGGTATACGAAGAAAGTAGTGATTATGAGAGAATAGCAAAGGCTATAGAAACCATGGAGATCAGAGGCGCTCCAGCCATAGGCGTGGCAGCAGCGTTTGCTGTTGCAGCGACTATTGTAAATGCTAATACAAATAATGCTGAAGAGCTGAGGCTTCTGGGTCTCAGAGCTGTTGAGAGACTTGGCAGAACAAGGCCTACGGCATACAATCTCTTCTGGGCTTTGGACAGAATTAAAAAGGTGCTTCTACGAGGGTACATTAGTGTAGATGATTTGAAGAAAGCTGTTGTTGAAGAGGCTCTGAAGATATATAACGAGGATGTTGAAACAAACATTAGAATTGGCGAAGTTGGCGAGAAGCTCATAGAAGATGGAGATACTATTCTAACACACTGCAACGCTGGTGCATTGGCAACATCAGCTTTTGGAACAGCACTAGCAGTTATCAGGGTTGCCTGGTATAAGGGAAAGAAGATCAAGGTTATAGCAACAGAGACAAGACCTGTGCTCCAAGGTGCTCGACTCACAGTGTGGGAGCTGAAAAAAGAGGGGATCCCAGTTACACTAATAACAGATAACATGGTTGGATATGTTATGTATAAGAAAATGGTGAGCAAAGTTATTGTTGGAGCAGATAGAGTGCTTGGCGACGGCCATGTAATAAACAAGATCGGTACCTATACCATAGCAATAGCTGCAAAAAGACATGGCATACCGTTCTATGTCGCTGCACCAACATCAACATTCGACCTAAGATCTAGGGTAGAGGATGTGAAAATCGAGGAGAGGAATCCAAATGAAGTTAGAAAAGTGTTGAACAAAGTCTACATCACGTTAGAGGATGTTGATGTGTTCAATCCCTCGTTCGACATAACGCCACCTGACTTGGTTACAGGTATAATAACAGAAAAAGGTGTTGTTACACAGCCGTATGAGGAGAACATAAGGAAACTGTTCCTATAG
- a CDS encoding Lrp/AsnC ligand binding domain-containing protein, with product MPEALVLINTDVGAEDEVLAQVKTIDGVKEAYIVYGIYDLYAKIEAESIEKLKDIVSSKIRKLPKVRSTITMIIVSTKTNSSNAKQ from the coding sequence ATGCCAGAAGCATTAGTGCTGATCAATACTGATGTTGGTGCAGAAGACGAGGTTTTGGCACAGGTAAAGACCATAGATGGTGTAAAAGAGGCTTACATAGTCTATGGAATATATGATCTCTATGCAAAGATTGAGGCAGAAAGTATTGAGAAGCTGAAGGATATAGTCTCATCAAAAATTAGGAAGCTTCCAAAGGTTAGATCAACTATAACAATGATTATAGTGTCTACGAAAACCAATTCGAGTAATGCAAAACAATGA